The stretch of DNA TTGGGTTCGCTGGCCTGGTGGCTTCTGCCGATTCTGATGCAATGACCGTAGCGCGCGAAACGCGCGCCAGACGGTAGCCCACGGCGTAAGCCGTGGGAAAGCGAGAGAAGAAGGCCCCAGCCCCCGAAGGGGGCGTAAGAATGCACTCGTTCAGCGACCTGCTGGTCCACGCGGTCTTCAGCACCAAGGAGCGCGCCCGCTACCTGGACGCCGCCATCCGCGCGGATGTGCATGCGTACCTGGGCGGGATCGCTCGCGAACTGAAGGCTCCGGCGCTGATGGTGGGTGGAACAGAAGACCACGTCCACATGCTCCTGCGCCTGTCCTGCGATGTGGCAGTCGCCGATTGCCTGCGGGTCGCAAAAACCAATTCTTCGCGCTGGGTCCACGAGCGCTGGCCCGACCGCGGCAAATTCGCCTGGCAGACCGGGTACGCCGCTTTCAGCGTGAGCGAGTCCAATCGTGACGCCGTGGCGCGCTACATCAAAGAGCAGGAGCGGCATCATCGCAAGATGTCGTTCCAGGAGGAGCTTCGGACCCTCCTGAGCAAGCATGGCATCGAGTTCGATGAGCGGTACATCTGGAAGTAGTCTTACGCCCCCTTCGGGGGCTTGGCATTCATGCCCAGGCTACCCACGGCTTGCGCCGTGGGCTACCGTCTTTTGCGCCCTTCGGGCGCTGGGTTGGAAGCAGTGACGACTGATTTCCTCTGTGTCCTTTGTGTCCTCTGTGGCTAAGCAGTTCTGATCCGCGTCGATCCGCGTTCATCCGCGGCGGTGAACTCATGAACATCAAAGACAAGCTGCGCGGCGCGTTGCGCCGCATCGCCGGAGCGCGCGCGCCCCAACCGCGCCACACCCTCCCGCTGCCCTCCATCCTGAACTCCTACGGCCCGCGTGCCGACGCTCTGCCCAAGCCCACGCCCGCGAACCTGCGGCGCTTCGCCGAGACCCCGCTGGCGCGCAAGGCCATCAACACCATCAAGGACCGGGTGGCGGGCATGCGCTGGCGCGTCCAGCCGCGCAAGGGCCGCGACCTGGCCGAGCTGCCGCAGGGCGCCGAGCGCCTCCGCATCCTCAGCGACAACCTCGACGCCCCCAACTCCGACGACAGCTTCCGCTCGCTCGCCGAGCAGGTGCTGGAGGACGTGATCGTGGGCGGCTTCGGCGCCATCGAAGTCCAGCTCACCGGCGAGGCCGCGCGCCCGCTGGCGCTGTGGCCGGTGGACGGCGCCTCCATCCGCCTGCGCGCCGACTGGGACGGCCTGCCGGCCTCCCCGCGCTACGTGCAGGCCACCGCGCGCTTCGGCCCCGAGGGCCAGATCACGCTCGCCGACGACGAACTCATCTACATCCGCCTGAACCCGCGCACCCACACGCCCTTCGGCCTGGGGCGCCTCGAGGTCGCCTTCGAGACCATCAACGCCTTTCTCGGCGCCTATCGCTACGCCGCGCGCCTGGCCTCGAACACGGTGGTGCAGTACGCGCTCTGGCTGCAGGACCTGAGCCCGGCGCACCACGAGCGCC from Terriglobales bacterium encodes:
- the tnpA gene encoding IS200/IS605 family transposase, producing the protein MHSFSDLLVHAVFSTKERARYLDAAIRADVHAYLGGIARELKAPALMVGGTEDHVHMLLRLSCDVAVADCLRVAKTNSSRWVHERWPDRGKFAWQTGYAAFSVSESNRDAVARYIKEQERHHRKMSFQEELRTLLSKHGIEFDERYIWK
- a CDS encoding phage portal protein, with the translated sequence MNIKDKLRGALRRIAGARAPQPRHTLPLPSILNSYGPRADALPKPTPANLRRFAETPLARKAINTIKDRVAGMRWRVQPRKGRDLAELPQGAERLRILSDNLDAPNSDDSFRSLAEQVLEDVIVGGFGAIEVQLTGEAARPLALWPVDGASIRLRADWDGLPASPRYVQATARFGPEGQITLADDELIYIRLNPRTHTPFGLGRLEVAFETINAFLGAYRYAARLASNTVVQYALWLQDLSPAHHERLIRWWQDEIEGTGRVPILSVESKPEVLRFGSGTDQDLRLAWQEFLIRIVADAFDIPPLLLGLEHDVNRNTAS